The Corynebacterium glaucum genome includes a region encoding these proteins:
- a CDS encoding NAD(P)/FAD-dependent oxidoreductase, whose translation MDETTNFARQHFDVAIAGGGFAGTAAAINLARANRKVCLVDAGAPRNRNSEHMHGVIGLDAVNPSALLARGHAEFVSYGGILIDGRVDALEQTSAGEWSVKLASGEASTASQVLVATGITDVLPEVPGLSEMWGTRVFHCPYCHGCEVNGTNLGVVGGKNPGFTTRIATLLTKWAASVTLHANGMNLSPEQRERLQQHGVTLVVDDVVQVSPATDDDHAVEITTGSGAIRYDACFTGPEFKPNDELLRTAGCTVANGWVQVDGGKTSEPGLWAVGNVVSSPDQVSQALGSGAAVAIAIDQHLFDQC comes from the coding sequence ATGGACGAGACAACAAACTTCGCAAGGCAGCACTTCGACGTCGCCATCGCCGGAGGCGGATTCGCCGGAACCGCGGCAGCGATCAACCTCGCTCGGGCCAACCGGAAGGTGTGCCTCGTAGATGCGGGTGCGCCACGCAACCGAAACAGCGAGCACATGCATGGCGTGATTGGTCTCGACGCAGTGAATCCTTCCGCGCTGCTTGCCCGCGGCCACGCCGAGTTCGTGTCTTACGGTGGGATCCTCATCGACGGTCGCGTAGACGCTCTGGAGCAAACGTCCGCGGGTGAATGGTCGGTGAAGCTTGCGTCGGGCGAAGCATCCACGGCCTCGCAGGTGCTCGTTGCAACCGGAATCACGGATGTGCTCCCCGAAGTCCCCGGGTTGAGCGAGATGTGGGGCACCCGTGTCTTCCACTGTCCGTACTGCCACGGGTGCGAAGTCAACGGCACGAACCTCGGTGTCGTCGGCGGGAAGAACCCGGGGTTCACCACCAGGATCGCAACGCTACTGACCAAGTGGGCGGCCAGCGTCACGCTGCACGCAAACGGGATGAACCTGAGCCCAGAACAGCGTGAACGCCTTCAACAGCACGGAGTAACTCTCGTCGTCGATGACGTAGTGCAGGTGTCGCCAGCGACTGACGACGACCACGCCGTCGAGATCACCACAGGCTCCGGGGCGATTCGCTATGACGCCTGCTTCACCGGACCGGAATTCAAGCCGAACGATGAGCTCCTCCGAACGGCAGGCTGTACCGTTGCAAATGGCTGGGTCCAGGTTGACGGAGGCAAAACCTCAGAGCCTGGACTGTGGGCGGTTGGCAACGTTGTCAGCTCACCGGATCAGGTCTCTCAAGCGCTCGGCTCGGGTGCCGCCGTCGCGATCGCCATCGACCAGCATCTCTTCGACCAATGCTAG
- a CDS encoding bile acid:sodium symporter family protein, which produces MSAPIEPEFTSAKDRSAAFAVTAFPIFILVGSAIAFFAPGPFLPLTQYITYFLMIIMFGMGLTLTIPDFKEIARRPIPVLIGVIAQFLIMPLAAVLVAKLFNLNPMLAVGLLMLGSVPGGTSSNVIAYLSKGDVALSVAMTSVSTLIAPIMTPMLMLLLAGAEIQVDAAGMAKSLAQTVLIPVIGGILLRYLLDAWMEKISPILPWISIIGIGGVVFPTVAKNKDALLEVGLIVFLAVLAHNVLGYVLGYYTSKLCGQPESYRRTVAIEVGTQSAGLSSGMAGKFFAPEAALPGAVAAVLHNITGAVYAWLVRPSSLSTAMEG; this is translated from the coding sequence ATGAGCGCACCCATCGAACCTGAATTCACTTCAGCGAAGGATAGATCCGCCGCCTTTGCTGTCACCGCGTTTCCTATTTTCATCCTTGTCGGCTCGGCCATTGCGTTCTTCGCACCGGGCCCATTCCTTCCGCTCACGCAGTACATCACGTACTTCTTAATGATCATCATGTTCGGAATGGGTCTGACCCTGACGATCCCGGACTTCAAAGAGATCGCGCGCCGCCCGATCCCCGTCCTGATCGGTGTGATTGCCCAGTTCCTCATCATGCCGTTGGCAGCGGTGCTCGTCGCAAAGCTTTTCAACCTCAACCCGATGCTGGCGGTTGGTTTGCTCATGCTCGGCTCGGTGCCGGGCGGCACTTCCTCGAACGTCATCGCATACCTGTCTAAAGGCGACGTAGCGCTCTCCGTCGCTATGACCAGCGTTTCCACCCTGATCGCGCCGATCATGACGCCGATGCTCATGTTGCTGCTCGCCGGTGCCGAGATCCAGGTGGACGCGGCAGGCATGGCGAAATCGCTCGCGCAGACCGTCCTAATCCCGGTCATCGGTGGCATTCTCCTGCGTTACCTTCTCGATGCGTGGATGGAGAAGATCTCGCCCATCCTGCCGTGGATCTCCATCATCGGTATCGGTGGCGTGGTGTTCCCGACGGTGGCCAAGAACAAAGATGCGCTGCTGGAAGTTGGTCTCATCGTGTTCCTCGCAGTGCTCGCGCACAACGTGCTTGGATACGTCTTGGGCTACTACACCTCCAAGCTCTGCGGCCAGCCGGAGAGCTACCGCCGCACGGTGGCCATCGAGGTGGGCACCCAATCCGCGGGTCTGTCGAGCGGCATGGCCGGCAAGTTCTTCGCGCCCGAGGCTGCACTCCCGGGTGCCGTGGCGGCGGTGCTGCACAACATCACGGGTGCGGTCTACGCCTGGCTGGTCAGGCCCTCCAGCCTCTCCACCGCGATGGAGGGCTAG
- the arc gene encoding proteasome ATPase has translation MIEDDAFGPELRELKRENRAMSERNTKLAELLKSSRDKLNLLYAQVEALGEPASTYGIFLEDSPRGMEAEVFTSGRRMRVKVAPTVEPTALTPGTLVRLGDGTVIVEACGYESTGQLATLVEKIGGNRALVADQQGTEHLVHLAEPLKDAARAGDTVLIDPKAGYAYERIPKTEVNQLSLEEVPNVTYADIGGLSSQIETIKDSVELPFAYPELYRQYRLAPPKGLLLYGPPGCGKTLIAKAVANSLSQRIGDGAQARFINVKGPELLNKFVGETERRIRLIFERARELASDGRPVIVFFDEMESIFRTRGSGVSNDMETTVVPQLLTEIDGVEDIANVIVIGATNREELIDPAILRPGRLDIKIRVSRPNRKEAADIFARYITADIPLAESPEALIEAAVEELFAPRPFVRLQLVDGTVETLHYHDFVSGAMIANVVDRAKKLAIKDQIAGTNTGGVTAAHLREAVRTEQDESEDMPNTTNPDEWARISGRQGKRIVAAEALAAEARTATV, from the coding sequence ATGATTGAAGACGATGCTTTCGGGCCCGAACTGCGAGAGCTAAAGCGCGAGAACCGCGCGATGAGCGAGCGCAACACCAAGCTTGCGGAACTGCTCAAGTCGAGCCGCGACAAGCTCAACCTGCTCTACGCCCAGGTTGAGGCGCTCGGTGAGCCCGCCTCGACCTACGGCATCTTCCTCGAGGATTCGCCGCGCGGCATGGAAGCAGAGGTCTTCACCTCCGGACGCAGGATGCGAGTCAAAGTCGCACCGACGGTCGAGCCCACAGCACTCACTCCAGGCACGCTCGTCCGGCTTGGCGACGGCACCGTGATCGTCGAGGCCTGCGGTTACGAATCCACCGGTCAGCTTGCGACGCTGGTGGAAAAGATCGGCGGCAACCGCGCTTTGGTGGCTGATCAGCAGGGCACGGAGCACCTTGTCCACCTGGCCGAACCGCTCAAGGATGCCGCTCGCGCTGGCGACACGGTCTTAATTGATCCGAAGGCCGGTTACGCCTACGAGCGCATTCCCAAGACCGAGGTCAACCAGCTTTCGCTCGAAGAAGTGCCCAACGTGACCTACGCCGACATCGGTGGTCTTTCGAGCCAGATCGAGACGATCAAGGATTCCGTCGAGCTGCCGTTCGCCTACCCGGAGCTCTACCGGCAATACCGCCTCGCACCGCCGAAGGGCCTGCTGCTGTACGGCCCTCCGGGCTGCGGCAAAACCCTGATCGCCAAGGCGGTAGCGAATTCGCTGTCGCAGCGCATCGGTGATGGGGCACAGGCGCGCTTCATCAACGTCAAGGGTCCCGAGCTGCTGAATAAGTTCGTCGGCGAGACGGAGCGCCGCATCCGCCTCATCTTCGAGCGCGCCCGCGAACTCGCCTCCGACGGCCGCCCCGTCATCGTGTTCTTCGACGAGATGGAGTCTATCTTCCGCACCCGCGGCTCCGGTGTCTCAAATGACATGGAGACCACCGTCGTGCCGCAGCTGCTCACCGAGATCGACGGTGTCGAAGACATCGCGAACGTCATCGTGATCGGCGCGACCAACCGTGAAGAGCTCATCGACCCGGCGATACTGCGCCCGGGCCGCCTGGACATCAAGATCCGCGTATCGCGGCCGAACCGCAAGGAGGCAGCGGACATCTTCGCCCGCTACATCACCGCGGACATCCCGCTCGCCGAGTCGCCGGAAGCACTCATCGAGGCAGCGGTCGAGGAGTTGTTCGCCCCTCGCCCGTTCGTGCGCTTGCAGCTTGTCGACGGCACCGTTGAAACGCTTCACTACCACGACTTTGTCTCCGGCGCGATGATCGCCAACGTGGTGGACCGGGCCAAGAAACTGGCAATTAAGGACCAGATTGCGGGTACAAACACAGGTGGCGTCACTGCAGCGCACCTGCGGGAGGCCGTGCGCACTGAGCAGGACGAGAGCGAGGACATGCCGAACACTACGAACCCGGACGAGTGGGCGCGCATCTCCGGCCGCCAAGGCAAGCGCATCGTGGCTGCCGAGGCGCTCGCCGCAGAGGCCCGCACCGCCACGGTCTAA
- a CDS encoding tRNA (adenine-N1)-methyltransferase, producing the protein MYSGPFQPGDKVQLTDAKRRHFTIELVPGGQFHSHKGIVEHDDIIGADEGSVVESTLGADYLCFRHLLVDHVLSMPRGAAVIYPKDAAQILVEGDIFMGARVLEAGAGSGALTMSLLRAVGPEGRVFSYEIRDDHLAFAKDNVADYFGSHPEWWTPRLGDFGEITPEDLDGPVDRVILDMVEPWHFIDTVKDVLIPGGVFMTYVATVPQLMNIMEAIREAKCFTEPRAWETLLREWKVEGLATRPEHRMNAHTAFLVWTRRLADGVVPPRPQRRARR; encoded by the coding sequence ATGTATTCAGGCCCGTTTCAGCCCGGCGACAAAGTTCAGCTCACCGACGCCAAGCGCCGGCACTTCACCATTGAGCTGGTGCCGGGCGGGCAGTTTCACTCGCACAAAGGCATTGTTGAGCACGACGACATCATCGGTGCCGACGAGGGGTCCGTGGTGGAGTCGACCCTTGGGGCGGACTACCTGTGCTTCCGCCACCTGCTGGTGGACCACGTCCTGTCGATGCCGCGCGGCGCGGCGGTGATCTACCCGAAGGACGCCGCGCAGATCCTCGTGGAAGGCGACATCTTCATGGGGGCGCGCGTGTTGGAAGCCGGCGCCGGCTCCGGCGCGCTCACCATGTCGCTGCTGCGCGCTGTCGGCCCGGAGGGTCGCGTGTTCTCCTACGAGATCCGCGACGACCACCTCGCGTTCGCGAAAGACAACGTCGCCGATTACTTCGGCTCGCACCCCGAGTGGTGGACGCCGCGTCTCGGTGATTTCGGCGAGATCACCCCCGAGGATCTCGACGGTCCCGTCGACCGCGTGATCTTGGACATGGTCGAGCCGTGGCACTTCATCGACACGGTGAAAGACGTACTCATTCCCGGCGGCGTGTTCATGACCTACGTTGCCACCGTGCCGCAGTTGATGAACATCATGGAGGCCATCCGGGAGGCGAAGTGCTTCACCGAACCTCGCGCCTGGGAAACGCTGCTGCGCGAGTGGAAGGTCGAAGGGCTTGCCACCCGTCCGGAGCACCGCATGAACGCGCACACTGCGTTTCTGGTCTGGACCCGCCGCCTCGCCGACGGGGTGGTGCCGCCGAGGCCGCAGCGCAGGGCTCGTCGTTAA
- a CDS encoding M18 family aminopeptidase — MTHLAEFIADSPSAYHAAANVRDALVAAGFTEDTATTPGGHVMVRGGAVVAWWVPENPQPRFRIIGSHTDSPGLVVKPSMDFEGEGFRQVAVEVYGGAVVETWFDRELTFAGRISLDDGSVRLVSTGPVARVPHLAIHLYRGNQPEMNRQTHLQPVLAEDRPLREIVAEAACVDAQRIVAHELISADAQRPEVFGDLVAAGRLDNLSSVHASLNAMLAAVDNGRESGDVLVLAAFNHEEIGSSTTEGAGGPLLERVLAKLLAEVPGMGDPLDVYAASSMISADAAHAVHPNYAHKHDPTHRPMMNRGPVLKINANQRYASNAETQAIWRRAADSAGVPVQFFVGHNEVPCGSTIGPIASTRLGIPTVDVGIPLLSMHSARELAGVKDQLWFEQALTAYLSGA, encoded by the coding sequence ATGACGCATCTCGCTGAGTTCATTGCTGATTCCCCTAGCGCATATCACGCAGCTGCGAACGTCCGCGACGCGCTCGTTGCTGCCGGGTTCACGGAGGACACCGCAACCACACCGGGCGGGCACGTGATGGTGCGAGGCGGGGCGGTCGTGGCCTGGTGGGTGCCCGAAAACCCGCAGCCACGCTTTCGCATCATCGGATCGCACACCGACTCGCCGGGGCTTGTGGTCAAGCCAAGCATGGACTTCGAGGGAGAAGGTTTCCGCCAGGTCGCTGTCGAGGTCTATGGAGGGGCAGTGGTCGAGACATGGTTCGATCGAGAGCTCACTTTCGCAGGACGCATCTCGCTTGACGACGGCTCGGTGCGCCTGGTTTCCACCGGCCCAGTCGCCCGCGTGCCGCATTTGGCTATTCACCTCTACCGCGGCAACCAGCCGGAGATGAACCGGCAAACGCACCTGCAGCCGGTGCTGGCTGAGGATCGGCCGCTGCGAGAGATCGTGGCGGAAGCCGCGTGTGTGGATGCGCAGCGCATCGTCGCCCACGAGCTGATTTCTGCTGACGCACAACGCCCAGAGGTATTCGGAGACTTAGTGGCGGCGGGGCGGTTGGACAATCTGTCCAGCGTGCACGCCTCGCTCAACGCGATGCTTGCGGCGGTAGACAACGGCCGGGAGTCCGGTGACGTGCTCGTACTCGCCGCGTTCAACCACGAGGAAATTGGCTCCTCGACCACCGAAGGAGCCGGCGGGCCGCTTTTGGAGCGCGTGCTTGCCAAGCTGCTTGCGGAAGTGCCTGGGATGGGCGACCCGCTGGATGTGTACGCGGCGTCGTCAATGATCTCTGCCGACGCGGCGCACGCGGTGCACCCGAACTATGCCCACAAGCACGACCCGACGCATCGTCCGATGATGAACCGCGGCCCGGTGCTGAAAATCAACGCTAACCAGCGTTACGCGTCGAACGCGGAGACGCAGGCGATCTGGCGACGTGCTGCCGACTCTGCGGGTGTGCCCGTGCAGTTTTTTGTTGGCCACAACGAGGTGCCGTGCGGCTCCACGATCGGGCCGATCGCTTCAACGCGGCTGGGCATCCCAACCGTTGATGTCGGCATCCCGCTGCTGTCCATGCACTCGGCGCGGGAGCTGGCCGGTGTTAAGGACCAGCTGTGGTTTGAGCAGGCGCTTACGGCATACTTGAGCGGCGCATAA
- a CDS encoding RecB family exonuclease, protein MTTPKPLALSPSRASDYRQCPLLYRLRTIDRLPEPKTIQQVRGTLVHAVLEEMFDWPREERTYPAAVKRLKPAWARMQEKEPDCAAAVEDELQLLIDARALLKGYFHMESPLGFDPQAQEMFVDAVLPNGVPVRGFIDRVDVAPSGEVRVVDYKTGKMPSARFADGALAQMRFYGLVYWRLFGVIPTQLKLMYLGVMDSLMISPSREELEYFERDLGDLWAKIVADGVEGRFRPRKTALCPWCPHQALCPEFGGTPPPYPGWPGSAADATEDTTEQAD, encoded by the coding sequence ATGACTACACCCAAACCGCTCGCGCTCTCCCCGTCGCGCGCCAGTGACTACCGGCAATGCCCGCTGCTGTACCGCCTGCGCACCATCGATCGGCTGCCCGAGCCGAAGACCATCCAACAGGTTCGCGGCACGCTCGTACACGCGGTGTTGGAGGAGATGTTCGACTGGCCGCGCGAGGAGCGCACCTACCCGGCCGCCGTCAAGCGGCTCAAGCCGGCGTGGGCGCGCATGCAGGAGAAGGAGCCTGATTGCGCCGCGGCAGTCGAGGATGAGCTTCAGTTGCTTATCGACGCCCGCGCCCTGCTCAAAGGCTACTTCCACATGGAATCACCGCTTGGGTTTGATCCGCAGGCCCAAGAGATGTTCGTGGACGCGGTGTTACCGAACGGGGTGCCGGTGCGCGGGTTCATCGACCGGGTGGATGTGGCGCCCAGCGGCGAAGTCCGCGTGGTGGACTACAAGACGGGCAAGATGCCATCTGCGCGGTTTGCCGACGGCGCGCTTGCGCAGATGCGGTTCTACGGCCTGGTGTACTGGCGCTTGTTCGGCGTGATTCCAACCCAGCTCAAGCTGATGTATCTGGGCGTGATGGATTCGCTGATGATCTCGCCGTCGCGCGAGGAGCTGGAGTACTTCGAGCGGGACCTCGGCGACCTTTGGGCGAAGATTGTCGCCGACGGTGTTGAGGGGCGGTTCCGCCCGCGAAAGACAGCCCTGTGCCCGTGGTGCCCGCACCAGGCGCTGTGCCCGGAGTTCGGTGGCACTCCCCCGCCGTATCCTGGGTGGCCCGGTTCGGCGGCGGATGCCACAGAGGACACCACGGAACAGGCGGATTAA
- a CDS encoding formate--tetrahydrofolate ligase, with amino-acid sequence MTAQHTQETQPKTDVEIAQAHELKPITEIAARAGVADEALVPYGKYMAKVDITQVPDSEPGKLVLVTGVSPTPAGEGKSTVLIGLTDALTRLGQKAMVALREPSLGPVMGIKGGAAGGGYSQVVPMESINLHFTGDFHAITSANNTLAAMIDNHIQQGNELRIDPRRVTWQRCLDVNDRALRNVVTGLGGPTSGVPAQTGFTITAASEIMAILGLASDLGDLKRRLAAITIGLDFDGNPVTSGQLHAEGAMAALLKEAISPNLVQTLGGTPAFIHGGPFANIAHGCNTLIATRTALSYADIVLTEAGFGSDLGAEKFFDIKARAGELDVAAAVIVVTIRSIKHNAGVAKEDLKTENLDALRDGIVNLERHVENVRKFGVAPIVALNLFATDTEAERAFVREWADLLGVALAEADVWARGGEGAEDLAQLLLDSLAENTSAPLYDPADGIENAIETIAREIYRADNVQYSVNAERDLKMLKDNSFDKLPVCISKTQYSFSDDPAQLGAPAGHTLHVRKLIPRTGAGFVVALTGDVMTMPGLPKTPAANTIDIDDDGRITGLF; translated from the coding sequence ATGACAGCCCAGCACACGCAGGAGACCCAGCCCAAGACCGACGTAGAGATCGCGCAGGCCCACGAGCTCAAGCCGATCACCGAGATCGCCGCCCGCGCCGGGGTTGCGGATGAGGCGCTGGTGCCCTACGGCAAGTACATGGCCAAGGTGGATATCACCCAGGTGCCGGATTCGGAACCGGGAAAGCTCGTGCTGGTCACCGGTGTTTCGCCGACTCCCGCAGGCGAGGGGAAATCCACCGTGCTAATCGGGCTCACAGACGCGCTGACACGCCTGGGACAGAAAGCGATGGTGGCGCTCCGGGAACCCTCGCTCGGCCCCGTCATGGGCATCAAGGGTGGAGCCGCTGGCGGTGGCTACTCCCAGGTGGTGCCGATGGAGAGCATTAACCTCCACTTCACCGGCGACTTCCACGCGATCACCAGCGCAAACAATACGCTGGCCGCGATGATTGACAACCACATCCAGCAGGGCAACGAACTGCGCATTGACCCGCGTCGCGTGACCTGGCAGCGCTGCTTGGACGTGAACGATCGCGCGCTGCGCAACGTAGTCACCGGTTTGGGTGGCCCTACCAGCGGTGTGCCTGCCCAAACCGGTTTCACTATTACCGCCGCCTCTGAGATCATGGCGATCCTCGGTCTCGCCAGCGACCTCGGCGACTTGAAGCGCCGCCTCGCGGCAATCACCATCGGGTTGGACTTTGACGGCAACCCCGTCACTTCAGGCCAGCTTCACGCGGAAGGTGCGATGGCCGCGCTGCTCAAGGAAGCGATTAGCCCGAACCTCGTGCAGACTCTGGGCGGAACCCCGGCGTTCATCCACGGCGGCCCGTTCGCCAACATCGCGCACGGCTGCAACACCTTGATCGCCACGCGAACCGCCTTGAGCTACGCCGACATCGTGCTCACCGAGGCCGGCTTCGGCTCAGATCTGGGGGCGGAGAAGTTCTTCGACATCAAGGCCCGGGCCGGTGAGTTGGATGTCGCCGCAGCGGTCATCGTGGTGACGATCCGCTCCATCAAGCACAACGCGGGCGTCGCAAAGGAAGACCTGAAGACTGAGAACCTCGACGCGCTGCGCGACGGCATCGTGAACCTCGAGCGCCACGTCGAAAACGTGCGAAAGTTCGGAGTGGCTCCCATTGTGGCGCTGAACCTCTTCGCAACGGACACCGAGGCAGAGCGCGCGTTCGTCCGCGAATGGGCGGACCTGCTCGGCGTCGCACTCGCGGAGGCCGATGTCTGGGCGCGCGGCGGCGAAGGCGCCGAGGATCTGGCGCAGCTCTTGCTGGACAGCCTCGCCGAGAACACGTCGGCACCGCTCTACGACCCAGCGGACGGAATCGAGAACGCCATTGAAACGATTGCCCGCGAGATCTACCGCGCGGACAACGTGCAGTACTCCGTGAACGCAGAGCGTGACCTGAAGATGCTCAAAGACAACAGCTTCGACAAGCTGCCCGTGTGCATCTCGAAGACGCAGTACTCGTTCTCGGACGACCCAGCGCAGCTGGGCGCACCGGCCGGCCATACCCTGCACGTGCGCAAGCTGATCCCACGCACCGGTGCCGGATTCGTTGTTGCGCTGACCGGCGACGTCATGACCATGCCTGGCCTGCCGAAAACTCCGGCCGCGAACACCATCGACATCGATGACGACGGCAGGATCACCGGCTTGTTTTAA
- a CDS encoding anaerobic C4-dicarboxylate transporter produces MLLLVRLIILFGAIVLGARMGSVAIGFAGGLGVLLLGLTGVPVSADAIPFDVIGIIMCVIAAIAAMQLAGGMDYLVQLAERFLRSNPKRITLYAPIVTWLMTVLAGTGHTAFSTLPVIVEVAKEGKVRPSRPLSVAVIASQMAIVASPISAAVVFMASILEPLGVGYLQLLAVMLPATFLAIFPTAWVANRMGKELDDDLVYQQRLRDGLVAPPNRRSSAVVKPGAKSSVAIFLTAIVLVMVYATLISDQIGLIQDPAIPRNEAIMAIMLAAAAIILLTSRSQAAEVLNTQVFKSGMSASVCVLGVAWLGTTFINHYLEDIQGIAGGVLQAQPWLLAVVLFFAACLLYSQAATAKALMPAALAIGVSPLTAVAAFPAVSALFVLPTYPTLLAAVEMDDTGSTRIGKYVFDHPFLIPGVICIAVAVALGYAIGAAVL; encoded by the coding sequence GTGCTCCTCCTCGTGCGGCTCATTATTCTTTTCGGTGCCATCGTCCTCGGTGCGCGCATGGGCTCCGTAGCTATCGGCTTCGCCGGTGGTCTCGGAGTCCTTTTGCTTGGTCTGACCGGCGTCCCAGTCAGCGCAGACGCCATCCCGTTCGACGTAATCGGCATCATTATGTGCGTCATCGCCGCCATTGCGGCGATGCAGCTCGCCGGAGGTATGGACTACCTCGTCCAACTCGCCGAGCGGTTTCTGCGCAGCAATCCGAAGCGCATTACTCTCTACGCGCCGATCGTGACGTGGCTGATGACGGTGCTCGCCGGCACCGGACACACCGCATTCTCCACCCTTCCGGTGATCGTCGAGGTTGCCAAGGAAGGCAAAGTGCGCCCGTCGCGCCCATTGTCGGTCGCGGTCATCGCATCGCAGATGGCCATCGTCGCGTCGCCAATCTCAGCGGCCGTGGTGTTCATGGCATCCATCCTGGAGCCGCTCGGTGTGGGGTATCTGCAGCTGCTCGCGGTCATGCTTCCAGCAACATTCCTCGCAATCTTCCCCACAGCATGGGTGGCAAACAGAATGGGCAAAGAGCTTGACGACGACCTCGTTTACCAGCAGCGCCTCCGGGACGGGCTCGTCGCCCCGCCGAACCGGCGTTCGTCGGCCGTCGTCAAGCCGGGTGCGAAATCTTCCGTGGCGATCTTCCTCACCGCCATTGTGCTTGTGATGGTCTACGCGACGCTCATTTCGGACCAGATCGGTTTAATTCAGGATCCCGCAATTCCGCGGAACGAGGCCATCATGGCTATCATGCTCGCTGCCGCCGCGATCATCCTGCTCACCAGCCGGTCCCAAGCGGCCGAGGTGCTGAACACCCAAGTGTTCAAGTCCGGCATGTCCGCCAGCGTGTGCGTGTTGGGCGTCGCGTGGCTGGGCACGACGTTCATCAACCACTACCTCGAGGACATCCAGGGCATCGCCGGCGGCGTGCTGCAAGCGCAACCGTGGTTGCTCGCTGTCGTGCTGTTCTTCGCGGCATGCCTGTTGTACTCGCAAGCGGCGACCGCAAAGGCGCTCATGCCAGCTGCCCTGGCGATTGGGGTCAGCCCGCTGACCGCAGTGGCCGCCTTCCCGGCAGTATCCGCCCTGTTCGTGCTCCCGACCTATCCGACGTTGCTCGCGGCGGTGGAAATGGACGACACGGGCTCGACACGCATCGGAAAGTACGTCTTTGACCACCCATTCCTCATCCCTGGGGTGATCTGCATCGCGGTCGCTGTAGCCCTCGGGTACGCGATCGGCGCTGCGGTACTCTGA
- the aspA gene encoding aspartate ammonia-lyase, with translation MNQRIEEDLLGTMEVPGDVYYGIHTLRAVDNFQISRTTINEFPEFIRGMVQVKKATAIANRRLHTLPKDKAEAIVAACDKILDEGYCMDQWPSDVFQGGAGTSVNMNTNEVVANVALELMGHDKGSYDVINPNDDVNMSQSTNDAYPTGFRLGVYYAVQSLIEEFDHLQKAFRAKGDEFADILKMGRTQLQDAVPMTLGQEFSAFGANLAEEQRTLCNSAESLLEVNLGATAIGTGINTPTGYRDQVVAALREVTGLDIQASPDLIEATSDTGAYVMMHSAIKRAAMKLSKTCNDLRLLSSGPRAGLNEINLPERQAGSSIMPAKVNPVIPEVVNQVCFKVFGNDVTVSMAAEAGQLQLNVMEPVIAQSLFESIRLLTNAAHTLREKCVTGITANKEICESYVTRSIGIITYLNPVIGHHAGDVIGREAAETGRSVYDLVLEKELMTQDELDKALSKENLMHPEYRGKLYIDED, from the coding sequence ATGAACCAACGCATTGAAGAAGACCTGCTCGGCACCATGGAAGTGCCGGGGGACGTGTACTACGGCATCCACACGCTGCGCGCGGTGGACAATTTCCAGATTTCTCGCACCACCATCAATGAATTCCCGGAGTTCATCCGCGGCATGGTGCAGGTGAAGAAAGCCACCGCAATTGCCAATCGCCGTCTGCACACCCTGCCGAAAGATAAGGCTGAGGCGATCGTCGCTGCGTGCGACAAGATTCTTGACGAGGGCTACTGCATGGACCAGTGGCCCTCCGATGTATTCCAGGGCGGCGCCGGCACCTCGGTGAACATGAACACCAACGAGGTTGTAGCGAACGTGGCGCTGGAGCTCATGGGGCACGACAAGGGTTCTTACGACGTGATCAACCCGAATGACGATGTCAATATGTCCCAGTCCACCAACGACGCGTACCCGACCGGGTTCCGCCTCGGCGTGTACTACGCGGTGCAGAGCCTGATCGAGGAGTTCGACCACCTGCAAAAGGCGTTTCGCGCCAAGGGCGACGAGTTCGCCGACATCTTGAAGATGGGCCGCACCCAGCTCCAGGACGCGGTCCCGATGACCCTGGGGCAGGAGTTTTCCGCTTTCGGTGCCAACTTGGCTGAGGAGCAGCGCACTCTGTGCAACTCAGCCGAGTCTCTGCTCGAGGTCAACCTGGGCGCGACCGCGATCGGCACCGGCATCAACACCCCGACCGGCTACCGCGATCAGGTCGTCGCGGCCCTGCGCGAGGTCACAGGTCTGGACATCCAGGCATCGCCGGATCTGATCGAGGCCACCTCCGATACCGGCGCCTATGTAATGATGCACTCCGCGATCAAGCGCGCCGCGATGAAGCTCTCCAAGACCTGTAACGACCTCCGTTTACTCTCCTCCGGTCCGCGCGCGGGCCTGAACGAGATCAACTTGCCCGAGCGCCAGGCCGGCTCCTCGATCATGCCGGCAAAGGTCAATCCGGTGATCCCTGAGGTGGTCAACCAGGTTTGCTTCAAGGTGTTCGGCAACGATGTCACGGTCTCCATGGCCGCTGAGGCCGGTCAGCTCCAGCTCAACGTGATGGAGCCAGTGATTGCGCAGTCCCTGTTCGAATCGATCCGCCTGCTCACCAACGCTGCCCACACCCTGCGCGAGAAGTGCGTCACCGGCATCACCGCGAACAAGGAGATCTGCGAGTCCTACGTCACCCGCTCGATCGGCATCATCACTTACCTCAACCCCGTGATCGGCCACCATGCCGGCGACGTCATCGGCCGCGAAGCAGCGGAGACCGGCCGCAGCGTGTACGACCTGGTGCTGGAGAAGGAGCTCATGACCCAAGATGAGCTGGATAAGGCACTGAGCAAAGAAAACCTTATGCACCCGGAGTACCGCGGCAAGCTCTACATCGACGAGGATTAA